A DNA window from Myripristis murdjan chromosome 19, fMyrMur1.1, whole genome shotgun sequence contains the following coding sequences:
- the LOC115378407 gene encoding rho GTPase-activating protein 23-like isoform X3, protein MLRVSGVAPAPSGHEWRFQCSVGVDCSDAEPRCIWLAVLRGISPRTSPRPTPIASPRKRGSRRVIQRHRLSWAKGRRDGMVSSNENRRRPLSSGEVEGVSWQGPRTVLLQKNSQGFGFTLRHFIVYPPESSHHSLKDEENGNATGKGCQRSRLEPMDTIFVKSVRDNGPAQQAGLCTGDRLVKVNGESILGKTYSQVIALIQNSENILELSIMPKDEDVLQLVSAYSQDAYLRGNEPYTGEAQNLPEPPPLCYPSSKPSSNAPQPSHNHHSPLDNWHCRPSHTTSPLDNRPPAAAAAAPTSGWAGGSEDTSSHFGSSARHRGRSSSALSALDFHFANHNAAIASATLPPPRKSSLPASSRTHADTLCHQALSDWYYSQAEAAERMSPRHRSISQDRLVELGLGLALGPGPTAAISAEQRKRETLLFHHQAATASHDSYWLGGWGGVSGPGSRSCSESLLAAYAEYEHSYGRSVETLAQASALVSPHLEHTWTSQSSQATKGSEQKEQKPSGGQQHQPTVTSPTATPSTVPPNGRQAGQQVAEPQTRRVKEEELVGYKSYSPSFCRKAGHLLQQAHSFREPSYSGPHLNWSPSSRSSPADSEGGMAPRPQSTPALPASEEERARLGEGREAMSPLPLNQDVVLRQKPPSGRRTSIQALRHPHYTAPVDSPEPPGFMSSPGTPGTPGTSSPGSGDPSLSRRVNGSLAQSTYDSLSSIPFIDEPTSPSIDLRARHVPASSVVSTCSSQPSAMAALNSTSVSPTLSSTSPFVRLRSQDCSSIKGRRSSYLLAITTERSKSCDEGLNTFREEGRVFSRLPKRVKSFFTDGSLESLRAQEEARTKRHSTSELGTITFSDIRKEGWLHYKQILTEKGKKVGGGMRPWKRVFSVLRSHSLFLYKDKREAVLHGAGAGPSQDEHPPISIRGCLIDIAYSETKRKHTLRLTTQDFCEYLLQAEDRDDMLAWIRVIRENSKTDNEELGFSRQALISKKLNDYRKQSPTGSKPDSSPRAHRMMPPFLLAKTDNTSVNRGSKTDENKALWGINIMKKAKKTGSPKAFGIRLEDCQPALNHKFVPLIVEMCCGLVEASGLEYTGIYRVPGNNAMVSNLQEHLNKGMDINTAEERWQDLNVISSLLKSFFRKLPEPLFTDDKYNDFIDANRIEDAGDRLKTMKKLIHDLPDHYHHTLKFLVGHLKKVADHSEKNKMEPRNLALVFGPTLVRTSEDNMTDMVTHMPDRYKIVETLILHYDWFFGDGELDKEEKAPEDKRHMQPVPNIDHLLSNIGRPGMPGEASAETVDQPLRFHHQRFS, encoded by the exons ATGTTGAGGGTGTCAGGAGTTGCGCCGGCTCCGTCGGGCCATGAGTGGCGTTTTCAGTGTTCAGTGGGGGTGGACTGTAGCGACGCAGAGCCTCGTTGTATCTGGCTTGCAGTGTTACGGGGCATTTCACCCCGCACCTCTCCCCGACCTACTCCCATTGCATCGCCCAGAAAACGAGGTTCCCGGAGGGTCATACAGCGCCATCGCCTTTCCTGG GCTAAAGGGCGGAGAGATGGCATGGTGTCGTCCAATGAGAATAGGCGCCGGCCGCTGTCGTCGGGCGAGGTGGAGGGCGTGTCATGGCAGGGCCCGCGCACCGTTCTGCTCCAGAAGAACTCGCAGGGATTTGGCTTCACACTGCGCCACTTCATCGTCTACCCGCCAGAGTCCTCCCATCACAGCCTCAAG GATGAAGAGAATGGAAATGCAACTGGAAAAG gtTGTCAGCGGTCTCGTTTGGAGCCAATGGACACCATCTTTGTGAAGAGTGTCAGGGACAATGGCCCCGCACAGCAAGCAGGGCTGTGTACAG gGGACAGGCTAGTGAAGGTGAATGGCGAGAGCATCCTGGGGAAAACCTACTCTCAGGTGATCGCACTCATCCAAAACAG TGAAAACATTCTCGAACTCTCCATCATGCCAAAAGATGAGGATGTGTTGCAGTTGGTAAGT GCATATTCCCAGGATGCCTATCTGAGAGGCAATGAGCCATATACAGGAGAGGCCCAGAACCTTCCTGAGCCTCCTCCCCTTTGTTACCCTTCCTCCAAGCCCAGTTCCAATGCCCCCCAGCCCAGCCACAACCACCACAGCCCCCTGGACAACTGGCATTGCCGACCCAGCCACACCACCTCCCCATTGGACAACCgcccccctgctgctgctgctgctgctcccacCTCCGGCTGGGCCGGGGGTTCAGAGGATACCAGCAGTCATTTTGGCTCATCAGCGCGGCATCGCGGCCGCTCTTCTTCAGCCCTCAGCGCGCTGGACTTTCACTTTGCTAACCACAATGCTGCCATTGCCTCAGCAACTCTTCCGCCACCGCGGAAGAGCAGCCTGCCAGCCTCATCCCGTACCCACGCCGACACTCTCTGCCACCAGGCGCTGTCAGACTGGTACTACAGCCAAGCGGAGGCAGCGGAGCGCATGTCCCCCCGCCACCGCAGTATATCTCAGGACCGTTTAGTGGAGCTGGGTCTGGGGTTGGCTCTTGGCCCCGGACCCACAGCCGCAATCTCTGCTGAGCAGCGCAAACGAGAAACTCTCCTGTTCCATCATCAAGCGGCTACTGCTTCCCATGATTCCTATTGGCTGGGCGGCTGGGGTGGCGTGTCAGGACCAGGAAGCAGGTCGTGCTCAGAGAGCCTGCTGGCAGCCTACGCTGAGTATGAGCACAGCTACGGGCGCTCGGTGGAAACGCTGGCACAGGCCTCTGCACTAGTCTCACCACACTTGGAACACACTTGGACGTCGCAGAGCTCCCAAGCAACAAAAGGCAGTGAGCAAAAAGAGCAGAAACCATCAGGAGGTCAGCAACACCAACCCACAGTGACATCGCCCACCGCGACCCCCTCCACAGTGCCTCCTAACGGCAGACAGGCTGGTCAGCAGGTAGCCGAACCCCAAACCAGGAGGGTCAAAGAGGAAGAGCTGGTTGGCTACAAAAGCTACAGCCCTTCTTTCTGCCGCAAGGCAGGCCACCTCCTCCAGCAGGCCCACTCCTTCAGAGAGCCCAGCTACAGCGGGCCCCACCTCAACTGGAGCcccagcagcagaagcagcccTGCGGACAGTGAGGGAGGGATGGCGCCTCGGCCCCAGTCCACACCGGCCCTGCCTgcatcagaggaggagagggccaggctaggggaggggagggaggccATGTCCCCTCTCCCCCTAAATCAAGACGTGGTCTTGAGGCAGAAGCCACCCTCAGGCCGCCGAACCTCCATCCAGGCTCTGCGGCACCCCCACTACACTGCACCCGTGGATTCACCCGAGCCCCCTGGTTTCATGTCTTCTCCTGGGACTCCTGGGACCCCTGGAACATCGTCCCCTGGCTCTGGCGATCCCAGCCTCAGCCGCAGGGTCAATGGTAGCCTGGCGCAGAGCACATATGACTCCCTGTCCTCTATTCCCTTCATAG ATGAACCCACCAGCCCTAGTATTGATCTACGGGCCCGTCATGTACCAGCCTCCTCTGTGGTGTCCACCTGCAGCTCCCAGCCCTCTGCTATGGCTGCCCTCAATTCCACCTCTGTCTCCCCCACCCTCTCTTCCACCTCCCCCTTTGTCCGACTTCGTTCTCAGGACTGCA GCAGTATCAAAGGTCGTCGGTCTTCCTACCTGCTGGCCATCACCACCGAGCGGTCCAAGTCATGTGACGAGGGCCTGAACACCTTCAGGGAGGAAGGCCGCGTCTTCTC GAGACTACCAAAAAGGGTCAAGAGCTTTTTCACTGATGGG TCTCTGGAGAGCCTGCGAGCCCAAGAGGAAGCCAGGACTAAGCGCCACTCCACCTCTGAACTGGGAACCATCACTTTCAGTGACATTCGCAAGGAGGGCTGGCTGCACTACAAACAGATCCTCACGGAGAAGGGAAAG AAAGTTGGTGGCGGCATGCGGCCGTGGAAACGAGTCTTCTCAGTGCTGCGTTCCCATTCGCTCTTCCTCTACAAGGACAAGCGGGAGGCGGTCCTTCACGGGGCGGGGGCAGGGCCCAGCCAGGACGAGCATCCTCCGATCAGCATCCGCGGCTGCCTGATTGACATCGCTTACAGTGAAACTAAGCGTAAGCACACCTTGAGGTTGACCACTCAGGACTTCTGTGAATACCTGCTGCAGGCCGAGGACAGGGACGACATGCTGGCCTGGATCAGGGTCATCAGGGAAAACAGCAAGACGGACAACGAG GAGCTTGGTTTCTCAAGACAAGCTCTCATCAGCAAGAAGTTGAATGACTACAGGAAACAAAG TCCAACGGGCAGCAAGCCGGATTCCTCTCCCAGAGCCCACCGCATGATGCCACCCTTCCTCCTCGCAAAGACTGATAACACCTCTGTGAACCGAGGCTCCAAAACTG ATGAAAATAAGGCGCTGTGGGGCATCAACATCATGAAAAAGGCCAAGAAGACAGGAAGCCCGAAGGCGTTTGGTATCCGACTAGAGGACTGTCAGCCTGCTCTCAACCACAAA TTTGTCCCGCTGATTGTGGAGATGTGCTGTGGTCTGGTGGAGGCGTCTGGTCTGGAGTACACTGGCATCTACCGGGTCCCTGGGAACAACGCCATGGTATCCAACCTACAGGAGCATCTCAACAAGGGCATGGACATCAACACCGCCGAGGAG AGATGGCAGGACCTGAACGTAATCAGCAGCCTGCTTAAATCTTTCTTCCGGAAACTGCCTGAGCCACTGTTTACAGATG acAAATACAATGATTTCATTGACGCTAATAGGATAGAAGACGCAGGCGACCGGCTGAAGACCATGAAGAAACTG ATCCACGACCTCCCAGATCACTACCACCACACCCTCAAGTTCCTGGTGGGCCACCTCAAGAAGGTGGCCGATCATTCTGAAAAGAACAAG ATGGAGCCGAGAAACCTGGCTCTGGTGTTTGGTCCGACTCTGGTGAGGACGTCGGAAGACAACATGACCGACATGGTCACCCACATGCCTGACCGCTACAAAATAGTGGAGACACTCATCCTGCAT TATGACTGGTTCTTTGGAGATGGAGAGCTTGATAAGGAAGAGAAG gCGCCGGAGGATAAGCGGCACATGCAGCCTGTGCCAAACATTGACCACCTGCTGTCCAACATTGGCAGGCCGGGCATGCCAGGAGAGGCATCAG